ctgctgcaccttctctgcagcctgcaggggAAGAATTTATCTGTTCTTCGTGCCCACTGCAGGATGTCATTGCTGCTGGCTTGCCCCAGGTGTCTCTTGTGCCCCTTGCCTTTGCTTGTCTCGAGCATCTCCCCTTGGGGTGAACAAAGAGGGCAGGCTGTGCTGAATGTGCTgtgctcagcagggctgggggcacacAGTGAGGGTGGGCACCCTCCTGGGTGAGCAGGGCAGTGCAGACCCCCCACAGCCTAGCAGGGTCCACCCTCTGTCCCCTGACAGCCTCTGTTCTCTGCAGGTCTTCACgactccagcacagcagccggTGGCCACCCCTCTGATGACCCCCAGCTACTCCTACACTACTCCCAGCCAGCCCATCACCACGCCCCAGTACCAGCTCCAGGCCAACACCACACCCCAGTCCACCCAGTCTCAGGCACAGTCGCAGCCATCGTCCAGctccaggcagaggcagcagccaaagTGAGTAGCTCCGGGTGTTTGTATCCACGTCCTGTCTCTGTTGCTTTTCATGATTTTTGTAGGAACAGcatggtggggagggagggagggggcgcAGGGAAGTTCTCCTGTCACATCTCACCTTGTCCCCGTGTCCTTGCAGGACCAACAGCCACGCTGCCATCGACTGGGGCAAGATGGCCGAGCAGtggctgcaggagaaggaggctGAGCGGAGGAAACAGAAGCAGAGGTTGACCCCTCGCCCGTCTCCCAGCCCCATGATCGAGAGCACGCCCATGTCCATCGCAGGGGACGCCACGCCTCTCCTGGATGAGATGGATCGATAGGACCTGACACCCGACACCTCTGCTCTCTTCTCCAAGgaagggggaaggagagggaacaATTGGAAGCGACTTCCCTTCGCTTAGACACATAACTCCCGTTTTATACGTCGTGGGATGGTGGGAAATGACTCTTGGTGATGTGCACCTGAGCGAGAGAATAGACTTGGCAGGGCTggtttaaaaatatatactatatataagAAAAATATATCATAGAAAGGAACACTGCATCGGCCTCTGCATTCCAGGCTTTGGTTTTGAGGCACCTTGGAAACTTAGCAAAGCAAACTTGAGGTCAAAGGAGCCTGTCCTTGTACATGCACAGCACTCTGCTTTCACCCCAAAGACTGGGAAGCAAACGGAGCTGAAAGTGCATCGCCCTGGAGTGAGCCTGTTTCCTTTGGATTCTCCCAAACCCTGTGACTGTCACTTCCCCTCGTCCCAAGACCACAAAGCAAAGTCGTGGGGGGGTCGTGACTAATGAACCAGAGTTCTCACAAAGTTCCTGTTGTTGTTTGCTCCATGTTTTCATGTGTGACAGGCTCAGCAGAGCCTGTGCCAACCCCAGCTGTGTCTGGAGCGGTCCAGCACAGCGGCTCGGGGTCTTACTGGAGATGCAGCTGTTGTACCAAAGGCTTGCTCTCTCCTCTGGCTTCTTTTGGAACAATATTTAtttagttttgggtttttttggtttttttttttttttaatcaaactgCGAAATAAAGCGCCAGCCTACGGCAGCTTCCCCGAGACAGACACGTGGGATAAAGCACCATGGAGCAGCCTGGAGTGCATGGCCTCCTCCTCTGTACCTGcttcccctgcccagctgtAACCAAGAGGGGTGAATAAATAGTGTTTTTACTGAATGCTAGCTCAGAGGTTTTCTGCCTGCACCCTGCCCTCTTCCCCCTTAGGATTTGCTCAGAGCAGAGTTGCGTGGCAGGAGTCGCTGCTCCTTCTTCCTTTGTTGCTTGGTCTTGCCCTCTGTGTGCTGGAAGTTCCGAAGAGAAGCCagtttctgtttttaaagaataaTGCACCGTATGGAGACATCACACCGACATCGGGGCACCTCCCTGTGGTGTTGGAGAGGGAGAGGCAGTGGGAGGGCTCGGATAAAGTGGATAACTTGTGTCAGAAAGAGCTCGGTGCGGTGTCCCTGAGGGCTTGCCAGAGACGGGAGAGACATTTCGGAGAGGAAAAGTTCCTGCTGCACACACTTTCCCCTCTCCTGCTTTGTTAGTAGGGATTTTCTATGGAAGCAGAGTCTTTgttccttcccagtgctcctggtCAGCCTCCTTTGCTAGGAAATGAGCAGGAACAGCAGACCTTAGGAAACAAAGGTCTTCTTTGCATGTAAATGCTCCCGAAGAATGGCAGCGACCCGGGAGACAAAGCAAAGCTCtttgcacagaaaaatgcaggTCCTGGCTTCAATGCCATCccctctgcagtgctggggggCTGACAGGGTCCTGTTCCTCCCAAAGCCACCCAGGCCAGGGGGGAGAACCGTGGGCTGGAGCCCACAGCTCCGAGGTTGCAGGTGGATGAACCTGGCGctattttcttatttcatgGGACTGTACGATGGGAAATttgcctgggagcagctccttaCTGGTTGGACCTGGAAGGGGGGGCTAGTTGTGTGTTGTTGCCTCCTTTCTggctgtctttgtttttagtttTCCCTTGCTGTCAATAAAAGTTCTACTTTTGGGAAGCTTGTCCCCATGCCCTGCGTCCGTCCGTGCTTCCTGCCAGGATGCCGTGGCTGCCACAGGGGCTTTGCACCCAGAGAGGAAGCAAtgcctccctccaccccttggtATTCCCCCCTGGACTCGTGTGATCCGCTtatttcagggatttggggttgcaCCGCACGCTCCTCAGTGTGGGGTTTGCTgtctgcccagctcctgccgCTCCAGCTTTTCCTGAGTCTGGAATTTGGTGCTGGTGCAGGAAGATTTTTCCACCACCTCGCCAGGACACTGGGCTGAGCCACTCTCCACCCTCGGAAGCACCTTGCAGGAGTTGGTGGCAGTGCCCTGTTCCCTGCTCCTCACTACAGGAGCCCACCAGGAAGGGACAGcattccctgccccagctcttcccaggcagcatctgcctttgtcCCAGGGGCTGGAAAAGCATCTATTGTCCCACTCCAAGGAGCTTTGCAGGCATTTGAGGAGCCTTCAGGGAGGGCCAAGACCCTGTTCCTCCCaaaggaagggagaaggagTTGGTGCTGATGTGGGAGCATGGGAAAGGCGAGGGGTTAAGAGGATGAGAGAGCTTGGGTGGTGCAATTCAGAGAACTTCCAGAGAAAATTACATGCCTGGGGAGCTGGAATTTAACCCTCTGGCAGGGGAGTTAAAACtgggcctcagctctgctgccagtgTGTGGCCAAGAgctgtgtccccagtgccaggaCAATGACATGAACTGATGGGAGCAGTGAGGAACAGCTCAAACCCCTGGATACCCACCCAGCTCTGGGTGTTACCCTCCCACGGGATCAGCCCCAGGGTTTCCCCTGGATGCCGTGCCCAGTGCCATCCTTTCCCCCACAGAGACAAAGCCGAGGCTGCTCAAGCAGATGTAAATTTATTTCACAGCCAAGACCCACGCAGGGCTCAGGGAGGactcagagctgcagctctcGTGCCGGCTCAGCCTCAGTTTTACTTTTCAGCCTCTTCTTTctgttcctctccttcctcctcctcttcccgctGGCGGTGGGGACTGGGGAGGGAGTGGCTGGCGCTGGCTCCCTGCCCAATCCCTCCTGTGCTGGAGCATCGCTAAGGATGGTGTTGGATGCTTCCCCCAAGGATGGCAGCAGGGCCCAGGGatcagcagggacagcagcttcAGGATGTCTCCGCGCCCCCTTTTCGGAAGAGCCTTTCTTTTTCAGACCTTTCCCcttatttttcttatctttctttctcttcctctctttcttgaCTGCCTTGGGGGCTGTCCCGGTATGATGATCCCCTGGGAAGGCTCCTCCCcatggggggctcagggggactCCCCTGGGCCTGGCTGCCCGGTCGATGAGCTCCCCCCCAAATTCATACAGCACTGGCTCCCGGGGCACCGCCACGGCCACCGTGTTGTACGTCTTGCACCTGCCAAAATTGAGGCGGCACCACAGGGTGGGTGGGACAAGCCCCGGGCAGGGGGACagtccccagggcagggggcacTCACCAGACATAGAGATACGGCTCCACACACTCCTCCCTGTAGGTGAACTCGAAGCAGGGCACCTGGATGACGTTGAAGAAGGCCTGGCCCACCACCCGCGAGGCCGTGTCGTTCACCCGCCGCAGGCACTCCTTCAACCTGCCCCGGGGCAGAGCCGGGCTCAGGGGGGCTGGCACCCCCCGGGGGGATATTGGGGTGCTCTAGGGCAGGTTTGGGGACGCTCACCTGTGGTCACAGTCGCAGTGGCTGATGGTGTGCCAGCGCAGGTTGCGGTACCCGTAGCGGGCGGTGAAGGGGTGGATGACGTGCTGGCAGTGGTCATGGTCCCGGCAGCACCGGTCCGTGTCCCGGTGCTCCCCTGCAGGGAAAACGTGGGgtacaggcagggctgggggcccCACGTGCAGGGCTAGGGTTGAGCTAGGCTAGAACTAGGATCAGGATTAGGTTGGACAGATGCACACCTGGAATCATACTGGGATAGGGAAGGATGGATGGGTGGGGGCTCAGCTGGATCAGCACTTGGGTGGGGacaaggctggcactgggatggggactgggCTGCACCAATACCACACTGGGGATGAGACTGGGACTAGGCTGGGGTCAGGATGGGGACCAGGACTGGAGCAGGACCATGAGAGGGTCTAGGCTGGGATCAGGATAGCAACTGGGAGTGGACCAGtactgggatggggactggaATGGCAGCAGGATGGACCACAgagcaggctggggacagagggtggatcaagagcagagcagcaccgggaaGGATTGTGATAGGGACTAGGCAGAGATGAACTGGGATTGGACTGGTGCTTGGGTGAGGACTGAACTGGGGCAGACAGGGGTTGAACTAGCCCGGGAACAGCGGCTGGAGTAGACCAgtactgggatgggactggattAGGATTGATGGGGACTGATGCAGCACTCGgttggggatgggatgggttgggatgggatgagagAGAAGGGATTTGAGAAATGGAATAGGGAGGGATGGAagggagtgggatgggatgggatgggatgggatgggatgggatgggatgggatgggatgggatgggatgggatgggatgggatgggaagatACAGGTAGCAGCATCCCTGCCGCCCTTACCCAGCTGCTCGTAGCTATCCGCGTTGCTGCCAGCACCACACCACAGCGTCCCGGGGTAGGTGAGCCCGCGGCGAGCGCGGGGCCGTCCCGGCGGGGCCGCTCCGGGGgcaggtggcagcaggagcagcaggagcagcagcaggaggaggaggaggcggcagAGCAGCCCCGGGGCGCACATGGcaccgcgccgctcgccgccgtGGGGCCGCCTTATAGAGCGGCGCAGCCCGCCCACGCGGGGCGGCCCGGCACGGCTTGGCACGGCCCGGCACCGTGCGGAGGATCCCGCAGAGCCGGGGGGCTGCAGCCGCTCCCGCGCCGGCAGCCCGCGGGGAAGGGGTCACCCCTCCCGGTGGGACCGGCCCCGTTGCTGTGGCAGCCGGTGGGGTGATGTGCCGGGGCCGGTAACGAGCCGGCCCCAAACCCCCGCCCCGTGACGCACCGGCCCCGCCACAGCCCCCGGCCCTGGAGCGGCCCCCGACGGGAGAACGAtgctccctgcatccctgcgtccctgcatccctgcatccctgcatccctgcatccctgcatccctgcgtCCCATCCCATGGGACCATCCCTGCAGCTCCGTATCCCAGCCCACAGATGCTCCCTGCATCCCCGTGGATGCTCCCTCCCCACGTCTGCACAGCCCATCCCATGAATGCCTTACTGCATCCCCATGTCCCATCCCACAGGCATTCCCTGCGATCCTGCATCCCATCCCGCTGATGTGCCTTTGACAGGACAGCCCAAGCCCACTGCCCAGCCGGGCTGGCAGCCCGCACCGACATTCCCAGAGCGCTGCCAGGGCTGTCCCTCTCGGCCAGCTCCTGCCCTCGGAGCCCATTGACAGTCAGGACACAGCCCTGGCTCActgggatgctgtgggagcCAGCGCTCAGCAGGGCAGGACAGCGCCTGGACTACCCAGTGTGGGGACGTGCGTGGCCTCAAAAAATCCCTGCGCTGCCCACGACCACCCAAAACTGCAGGACATCGCCCTGAGCACCACCCTGGTTCCCTGACCCTTGCACCACGGGGTGCCACCCCACTGTGCCACCCACACCGTGCCCTGGCACTGTGCAAACACCACAGCCCCGTTGCTCCCCACCACAGCACTGCCTGGCTGGGACAGCAGAGCCAGTGGGGGACATTGCTGGTCCATGGGAAGGGTTCCTGCCTGGCACCAGCCCAGTGTCCAGCTGGCCGAGGGCGCTGGCCCAGTGCCGCAggggctgcccctgctcagctgtCGCTGTCTGTGACGCTCCTGTGACGGTCCCGCTCGGCTCAGCCCCGCCGCCAGCACCCAGGTACTGACCCGGAACGGGCACTCTGGGCCCTGGGGTGCCACATGTGGGTGTGGGTGGGGGGCACCGGGCCGTGGGGAGCCCTGTGGAGGCTGCAGGTGGGCAAGTCTCACCCCTCTTCCACACTCAGTGCTCGCAGCACCTGCAGTCCCCACACATGGACCTGTGCCACGTCCCTGCCACCCCGGAGAAGGGCTGGTACCTGGCACTGATGGCCCCCAACGTCAAAGGTCCCAACTATGCCTGGCTGGACCCCTCCCGGCTCTACTGCCACCCGCAAGTACCCAGTGCCCCGGGTGGATGGCACCGTGGGGGTGTCGGGGTGGGCTGCATCTCCGCAGGGCTGCCGGGGCACCCAGCTGTGGGGGCCCATGGTGGGCTGCGGGCACCCAGCACCTCCACTCTCCCCCCAGGGCTTGCAGGACTGCGTGGCCGACCTGCTGCAGCCCTTCCAGGGAGATGCCATCGACATGGTGGCCGGCATCGACGCCATGGGCTTCATCCTGGGTGAGCGGGCACACGGGTGAGTGTGGGGCCACTGTCCCTTGTCCCTGGGGGTCCTGATGGTGCTGTCCCCATCTCCAGGTGCTGCAGCCGCGGCCACACTGCGGAAAGGCTTCCTGGCCATCCGCAAAGCCGGGCACCTCTGCGTGCAGACCGTGGCACAACCCTACACCGACTACTCGGGCCGGGAGAAGGTGATGGAGGTCCGCACTGATGCCATCTCGCCAGGTGAGCCTGTGGGGTGCTCCCGTTTTGGGGGGCTGCCAGCGTGGGCACCAGGGCACTCATCCACAGCCTCTGCCCCCTCCAGGTCTGCGCATCCTTCTCGTGGACCAGTGGGTTGAAACTGGCGGCACCATGAGGGCGGCCATCGAGCTGGTGGAGCGGCTGGGGGGGGTCGTGGCAGGTAGGAGGGGGACACCAGAGCATCCCGAGGACCACCATCCCCATAGCCTGTGGTGGCCAGTGCTGAGCCCCACTGTGTGTCCCCACAGGTGTCGCTGCCATCTGCATTGAGAACAGCGAGGGAGGGAAGTGGATCCAGGAGCGCTACAAGTGCTCCCATTGTGTCCCCCCCCGCCTGCAGCCCTGCTTTGACCAGCACCAGTTCGGCTGGGACTGATGTGGGACTGGCCTCTTGTGTGTCCCCTGAAGCCCCCTGAGGGACACagggctgctggctctgcaggacagggatgctcctgggtGGAAGAAGGAACTCGTCCTCAGTGGCAGCCATCCATTCTTCCTGGCTCCATCGTCCTGTTTGCCCATGAACCTGGGGGCTGcacccagggacagggagacccagccagccccagccccctgcccccagccccacacctttCTTACAAAGCATAAAAAAGGTTTTATTAAGACAAAAGGGAGCCTGAGGCCATCTCCCCCTGCGAGCAGTACCTGGGTTTGCATAGCTACAGGAGCCACACGGGTGCTCCTGCCCACCccagccaggggtgcccaggcaggcgaggggccggggggggctaGGGGTGGCAGGGACGGCTCCTCGGGGCCGGCCGGGGTCGCCCCTCTTTGGTCCAGAGGTGTGAGCACGGAGGGGGCTGGAGGCTGCCCCTCACTGGCAGCACTTGGGTTTCTTGCGGGGCGTTGACAGGTACAGGTCGCTCTCGTTGCTGTTGATCcctgagggagagaggaaggagggttggtgggtgggtgggggaCAAAAAGGGACACCCGTGTGGGGCTGGCCAGGGCTACTCACGCACGGTGTCGCCGATCCGGCGGGTGTTGTTGCCGCGCTCCAGCTCGGCCAGCACGCTGTTCTCAAAGGTCAGGGCTGCCACTCGGAAGAAGAAATCCCGCACGTTCTCCCCTGCTCCACGGGAAGAGACCCCCCCTGAGTGTCTCCTGACCTGGCTGGACGCTGGGATCTGCATCCCCCCACGCAGCTGGGACTCACCGGTGAGTGAGGAGACAGCCCAGTACTCCGCCTGCATCTCCTGGGCCACCTTGAGAGCGTCCTTCTCCATCAGGCTGTACTGTGCTGGTGACTGCCAACCGAGCTGAGCGTgggtgggtgacagggacagccagggcacAGTTTGCCCACGGGGAAGGGGACACACTCACACTCAGATCCTTCTTGGAGCCCACCAAGAAAAGGATCACGCTGGACGGGTCGTTTTCCTTCAGGGCATCAGCCAGCCACTGCCTGTGGGAGCCACTGTCAGCGGCTGCTGGCCGAGCACTGCACTCGTGCTCACCACACCACAGCAGCCCCACAACCCCTCTCTGTCCAGCCCTTAAGGCCCCCACGCCCCTCCCTGGTCCCACCCCTGGGCCATGTGTCACCTACCGTGTGTGCTCCAGGGACCCCACGTCGTTGACATCGAAGACAATCACGAtggctgggggaggaaggaggagtgaggcggggacagggacagcgggATGGGCAGCTGGGATGCAGTGGGGAGCTCACCCTGTGCTCCCCGGTAGTAGGTGGAGGCAATGCACTTGAAGCGCTCCTGGCCAGCCGTGTcccacctggggggggggtgcGGGAGGTGAGGGGGGGTCGCAGGAGtgcgtggggagggggctggcacCTACTCACAGCTGCAGGCTGAAGGGCACCCCCAGCACCTCAAACCGCTCCATCTCGAAATCCACCCCGATGGTCGCCTTGTAGTTCTTGTCAAAAGTGTCCTTGCAAAAcctggggggtgtgggggggatCAGcatcccctgac
This region of Aphelocoma coerulescens isolate FSJ_1873_10779 chromosome 19, UR_Acoe_1.0, whole genome shotgun sequence genomic DNA includes:
- the PROCA1 gene encoding protein PROCA1 yields the protein MCAPGLLCRLLLLLLLLLLLLLPPAPGAAPPGRPRARRGLTYPGTLWCGAGSNADSYEQLGEHRDTDRCCRDHDHCQHVIHPFTARYGYRNLRWHTISHCDCDHRLKECLRRVNDTASRVVGQAFFNVIQVPCFEFTYREECVEPYLYVWCKTYNTVAVAVPREPVLYEFGGELIDRAARPRGVPLSPPWGGAFPGDHHTGTAPKAVKKERKRKKDKKNKGKGLKKKGSSEKGARRHPEAAVPADPWALLPSLGEASNTILSDAPAQEGLGREPAPATPSPVPTASGKRRRKERNRKKRLKSKTEAEPARELQL
- the LOC138120779 gene encoding adenine phosphoribosyltransferase-like; its protein translation is MDLCHVPATPEKGWYLALMAPNVKGPNYAWLDPSRLYCHPQGLQDCVADLLQPFQGDAIDMVAGIDAMGFILGAAAAATLRKGFLAIRKAGHLCVQTVAQPYTDYSGREKVMEVRTDAISPGLRILLVDQWVETGGTMRAAIELVERLGGVVAGVAAICIENSEGGKWIQERYKCSHCVPPRLQPCFDQHQFGWD
- the RAB34 gene encoding ras-related protein Rab-34, which translates into the protein MNVLAPVRRDRVITALPPCFRKEAALHTRPAFHPTVVSACQEQRTGTVGFKISKIIVVGDLSVGKTCLINRFCKDTFDKNYKATIGVDFEMERFEVLGVPFSLQLWDTAGQERFKCIASTYYRGAQAIVIVFDVNDVGSLEHTRQWLADALKENDPSSVILFLVGSKKDLSSPAQYSLMEKDALKVAQEMQAEYWAVSSLTGENVRDFFFRVAALTFENSVLAELERGNNTRRIGDTVRINSNESDLYLSTPRKKPKCCQ